One part of the Arabidopsis thaliana chromosome 1 sequence genome encodes these proteins:
- a CDS encoding Disease resistance protein (CC-NBS-LRR class) family (Disease resistance protein (CC-NBS-LRR class) family; FUNCTIONS IN: ATP binding; INVOLVED IN: N-terminal protein myristoylation, defense response; LOCATED IN: cellular_component unknown; CONTAINS InterPro DOMAIN/s: NB-ARC (InterPro:IPR002182), Disease resistance protein (InterPro:IPR000767); BEST Arabidopsis thaliana protein match is: Disease resistance protein (CC-NBS-LRR class) family (TAIR:AT1G63360.1); Has 16042 Blast hits to 14596 proteins in 629 species: Archae - 18; Bacteria - 843; Metazoa - 2230; Fungi - 170; Plants - 12480; Viruses - 6; Other Eukaryotes - 295 (source: NCBI BLink).), with the protein MGISFSIPFDPCVNKVSQWLDMKGSYTHNLEKNLVALETTMEELKAKRDDLLRRLKREEDRGLQRLSEFQVWLNRVATVEDIIITLLRDRDVEIQRLCLCRFCSKNLTTSYRYGKSVFLRLREVEKLKGEVFGVITEQASTSAFEERPLQPTIVGQKKMLDKAWKHLMEDGTGIMGMYGMGGVGKTTLLTQLFNMFNKDKCGFDIGIWVVVSQEVNVEKIQDEIAQKLGLGGHEWTQRDISQKGVHLFNFLKNKKFVLFLDDLWDKVELANIGVPDPRTQKGCKLAFTSRSLNVCTSMGDEEPMEVQCLEENVAFDLFQKKVGQKTLGSDPGIPQLARIVAKKCCGLPLALNVIGETMSCKRTIQEWRNAIHVLNSYAAEFIGMEDKILPLLKYSYDNLKGEHVKSSLLYCALYPEDAKIRKEDLIEHWICEEIIDGSEGIEKAEDKGYDIIGSLVRASLLMECVDLKGKSSVIMHDVVREMALWIASELGIQKEAFIVRAGVGVREIPKVKNWNVVRRMSLMGNKIHHLVGSYECMELTTLLLGEGEYGSIWRWSEIKTISSEFFNCMPKLAVLDLSHNQSLFELPEEISNLVSLKYLNLSHTGIRHLSKGIQELKKIIHLNLEHTSKLESIDGISSLHNLKVLKLYGSRLPWDLNTVKELETLEHLEILTTTIDPRAKQFLSSHRLMSRSRLLQIFGSNIFSPDRQLESLSVSTDKLREFEIMCCSISEIKMGGICNFLSLVDVTIYNCEGLRELTFLIFAPKLRSLSVVDAKDLEDIINEEKACEGEDSGIVPFPELKYLNLDDLPKLKNIYRRPLPFLCLEKITIGECPNLRKLPLDSRSGKQGENGCIIHYKDSRWLKGVKWADEATKKRFLPSCEHRLERCETIFED; encoded by the coding sequence ATGGGTATTTCTTTCTCGATACCCTTTGATCCGTGTGTAAATAAAGTCTCTCAATGGCTAGACATGAAAGGAAGTTATACTCACAATCTCGAGAAGAATCTTGTGGCTCTCGAGACAACCATGGAAGAGCTCAAGGCCAAGCGGGATGATTTATTAAGAAGGCTCAAAAGAGAGGAGGATAGAGGTCTACAAAGGCTTTCCGAATTCCAGGTATGGCTTAATAGAGTTGCAACTGTCGAAGACATAATTATTACTCTTCTTAGAGATAGAGATGTTGAAATTCAAAGGCTGTGTCTTTGCCGGTTTTGCTCTAAGAATTTAACGACGAGCTATCGTTATGGGAAAAGTGTTTTCTTGAGGTTGAGGGAGGTTGAGAAACTCAAAGGTGAAGTTTTTGGAGTGATAACCGAGCAAGCTTCAACATCTGCGTTTGAGGAACGACCTCTTCAGCCGACAATTGTTGGTCAAAAGAAAATGCTTGATAAGGCATGGAAACATCTCATGGAAGATGGAACTGGTATTATGGGTATGTACGGTATGGGCGGTGTAGGGAAGACAACACTTCTCACTCAGCTCTTCAATATGTTCAATAAGGATAAGTGTGGATTTGATATTGGCATTTGGGTTGTCGTGTCTCAAGAGGTTAATGTGGAGAAGATTCAAGATGAAATCGCTCAAAAGCTTGGTCTTGGTGGACATGAGTGGACACAGAGAGATATAAGTCAAAAGGGCGTTCATTTATTCAATTtcttgaagaacaagaaatttgtgttgtttttagATGACTTATGGGATAAGGTGGAGTTAGCTAATATCGGTGTTCCGGATCCAAGAACACAAAAAGGATGTAAATTGGCATTCACCAGTCGGTCCCTAAATGTATGCACAAGCATGGGGGATGAAGAACCAATGGAAGTTCAATGCTTGGAAGAGAATGTGGCATTTGATTTGTTCCAAAAGAAGGTTGGACAAAAAACACTTGGAAGCGATCCGGGGATCCCCCAACTTGCAAGAATAGTTGCGAAAAAATGTTGTGGCCTACCATTGGCCCTCAACGTCATAGGCGAGACCATGTCATGCAAAAGGACGATACAAGAATGGCGTAACGCTATACATGTTTTGAATTCATACGCTGCAGAGTTTATAGGCATGGAGGATAAGATTCTTCCGCTTTTGAAGTATAGCTACGATAACCTTAAGGGGGAGCATGTCAAATCGAGTTTGTTGTATTGTGCTTTATATCCAGAAGATGCTAAAATTCGGAAAGAAGATTTGATAGAGCATTGGATATGCGAGGAAATTATAGATGGAAGTGAAGGTATAGAAAAGGCTGAGGACAAGGGTTATGACATCATTGGTAGTCTTGTTCGTGCATCACTGTTGATGGAGTGTGTTGATTTGAAAGGAAAATCTAGTGTGATTATGCATGATGTTGTTCGTGAAATGGCATTATGGATCGCTTCCGAACTGGGAATACAAAAAGAAGCCTTTATTGTGCGTGCAGGTGTTGGCGTACGTGAAATTCCAAAGGTTAAGAATTGGAATGTTGTGAGAAGGATGTCATTGATGGGGAACAAGATTCATCATCTCGTTGGTAGTTATGAATGTATGGAACTCACAACTTTGCTCCTGGGAGAGGGAGAATATGGAAGTATTTGGAGATGGAGTGAAATAAAAACGATCTCGAGTGAATTCTTCAATTGCATGCCAAAGCTAGCTGTTTTGGATCTATCGCATAATCAAAGTCTCTTTGAATTGCCGgaagaaatatcaaatctagtttctttgaaatatCTCAACTTGTCACATACTGGGATACGTCATTTGTCTAAGGGTATACAagagttgaagaaaataattcaCTTGAATTTGGAGCATACAAGTAAGCTTGAGAGTATTGATGGGATATCAAGTCTGCATAACTTGAAAGTTCTGAAATTATATGGTTCTAGATTACCATGGGATCTCAACACAGTGAAGGAGCTGGAAACTTTGGAACATTTAGAAATTTTAACCACAACTATCGATCCAAGAGCGAAGCAGTTTTTGAGCTCCCATAGGTTGATGAGTCGTTCACGATTGCTACAGATCTTTGGATCTAATATATTCTCACCGGATAGACAACTAGAATCACTTTCAGTATCTACGGACAAGCTTCGTGAATTTGAAATTATGTGCTGCAGTATCTCTGAGATAAAGATGGGAGGGATATGCAACTTCTTGAGCCTCGTAGATGTGACTATATACAATTGTGAAGGCTTGAGGGAATTGACGTTTCTGATCTTTGCTCCAAAGCTTAGATCTCTTTCTGTTGTGGATGCAAAAGACCTAGAAGATATAATAAACGAAGAGAAAGCTTGTGAAGGTGAAGATTCAGGGATTGTTCCTTTTCCAGAGCTGAAGTATCTTAATTTAGATGATCTACCGAAGCTGAAGAATATCTATCGGAGACCTCTACCCTTTCTATGTCTAGAAAAAATCACTATAGGGGAATGTCCAAATCTGAGAAAGCTTCCACTCGATTCCAGAAGTGGCAAGCAAGGCGAAAATGGATGCATCATACATTACAAAGATTCACGTTGGTTGAAAGGTGTGAAATGGGCAGACGAAGCTACGAAAAAACGCTTCTTACCTTCATGCGAACACCGATTAGAAAGGTGTGAAACAATCTTTGAAGACTAG